ATTTTTGTTTTGTGTCAACTTATATGTACTAGTGTATGATAGTTTTTTACTAACTTATATCTTATATGTGTGGCAACTCATatgtataatatattttttttacaatttttgtCTACACGTGTgacaacttttgtttttatgACAGTTAGTATATAAACTTATGTTTACAATCTTGAGATGGCAAACTGGCGACCACGGGCCAAATCTCAAATTTCTCAGAGCCCACGGGGCGGCGAGTGGTAACGAGTTTTGTGGATCTGGTCCCACTCCACTCGCGCTCTCTCCGCCTCTCTGGTCTCTCGCTCTCATCCCCTCCCAAACCTCCACCGCCAGCCGCTCCCGGCGGTTGTTTCGGTTCTAGTTCCGTTCCGACGGGGTCGTCATCGGTGTCGACGAGGCGCGCCGATCGACTTGTGATCCCGCGGGAAGGTTCGGCGGATCGGCTACCCCACTCCAGCGCAGCACGGTCGCGGGGGAGGCGCACGGATGGCGgtccgcggcctcctcctcctcaacagTCGCAGCTACTCCGGctcctccttcgccgccgccgaggacatGGTCATCTcctccctccgcctcctcccttccACTCCCCTTGCCAATCCACCTCCACTCCCCACTCATCCCCAATGCATCGACCTCCCTCCAGACCCCCGtccaccacctccgccgccgcctaccgCCCTGCTTctctccgccgccgaccgcctccGCGGGGTCTTCCTCCGCAAGACGCTGGGTCGCGCCTCGCTCCACCGGGCGCTCTCCTCCACGGGCCTCGATGCCACCACCGCGCTCTCGCCGGAGGTTCTCGCCGATGTCGTCAACGCCGGCGATCTCGGCGGCGCTGCCACCGTCGCCTTCTTCGACTGGGCGGTCACCAATTCCAATCCGCGACCATCCGTCCGCACCTGCAACATCGTCATCAGGGCATTAGGGAGGAAGAAATTCTTCGGTTTCATTGACGATGCCCTGCAGATTATGCGAAGAAATAGCGTCTTCCCGGACctgaccacactggagatcatTTTGGATAGCCTAATTGCCGCCAGGCATGTCAGCAGGGCTGTTGAAGTTCTCAGTACTGACCAATTTGGATTTGGAATTGGGAGATCTTGCTACAGAAAGGAAGCGCTTACTATCCTCATTGGTTGCCTTTGCCGGAGGTCACATGTAGGCCTTGCCACTTCGCTCTTGCAAGCTGCTCGAAAGGAGTTACTTGGTCTCAATAAACATGTGTACAATGATGTGATGGGTGGCTTGGCGAGGATCGGGAGTGTTGATAAGATGCAGGAGATCTGGACAAAGATGCAGGAGGATGGTCTGGTGCCAGATGAGGTCTCACATTGCCATCTGATTGAGGCCTTGGGTAGAGCAGGGCGGACTGAGGATGCACTCAGGGTGTTTGAGAATATGGTGCATGAGAGATATGGTCCAACTACAATGGCCTACAATGCACTTATTTTCAATTTTATCTCCATTGGGGATTTAGACATGTGCATCAAGTACTACAAGGATATGTTGGACAAGAATTGTCTGCCAAACATCGACACATATGTCAAGATGATTACAGCCTTTCTGAAAGAGCGAAGGGTGGCTGATGCACTCCAAATGTATGAGGACATGTTGGCTCGAGGAGTTCTGCCAAATACGGCGGTGATAACAAAATTTATCGAGCCATTGTGTACATTTGGACCGCCTCATGCTGCTTTGATGATTTACAAAAAGAGTAGGAAGGCTGGTTGTGTAATATCCTTGAAAGCTTACAAGCTTTTGCTTGAAAGGCTTGCTAAATTTGGGAAGATTGGAAGTGTTTTGAACATATGGGAAGAGATGCAAGAGTGTGGATATCAACCTGATAAAGAGATTTATGAGTTTATTGTAAATGGGCTTTGCAATGTGGGCAAGGTTGATGCGGCTGTGTCTGTGGTGGAGGAATCACTTCGGAATGGCTTCTGTCTTGGGAGAATTGTTTACAGCAAACTGAACAACAAGCTGTTAGAAATGGACAAAGTTGAGACAGCATATAATCTGTTCAAGAAAGTCAAAGATGCACGAGCACTTACTAACTCACGCAATTATTGTCGTGCTAATGGTTGGCATTCCTGAATCCTGCCTCCTGAGCATAATCAGTTTGTGTTGGAATGGTATATCTTTGCTATTCCGCTGGCTGATGACTGGTGAGAGGCAGAGAGCAGTTTCATATGCCTTTCTGTCACAAACATGATGAAGCTAAACTCTTAAGTTAATGCGGTGAAAGGTCCAAGGGTAAGTATTTATGAGTTTCCCTCAGATTTTTGGGGGACATGTTTGACTATTTTTAAACAATGCTACTATGTATGTACATCTCCAGCTTGTGTCTCAGACTCTTAGTCATGGGTAACGAGCTACCTGCACCTGTCTGATCCGAATctgatcatttagtgtctctCTAAGAGACATTAACACACCATATTTTGATGGTTGGCTATGTGTTGTGCATTATGAATTGTGGAAAAGCAGAACATTAGTAACATAGAACGGCTTGCTTTTTTACCGTAATAGAAGTGCACAGAATTTGGTTGTTTCTTCTTAACTCTGTTTGTGATTTGAACTGCAGCTCTAAAGTTCAAAGGAAAAAGACAGCTGGAATCTCAATGTGAGAACTTGGTCCCGCAGGAAATTGCAGAGGAAGCAGCATACTGTTTCTGAGAAGGTTAGCATTTTATCCTGTACCATTTTACTTGAACTCATCATTTTACATCTAAGCAAAGTCACATATCTGTTATCCGACCTATCTCGACATGGAAAATATACATGAGATTTGCAAAATTCAATGCTAATGTTAGCTGCatccttttttattttatttaacttGACCTCTATCTAATAGTTTTTCTTTTAGTTACTGCAGGTTCGAAAGCACATCAGTGATTTAGTCTAAGTATTTTCTCTTCTCGTCaagccttttctttttgttatgGAGGATATATTTCTACTTTTTTGGTCGCTTACTTCTCAACAACATTTGGGTAAATATTTCATGGACTCTAGTCTCTATACATTGTGTAGTGCGTACTGACAGACCTGACAGACTAGCTGAAATGATGTATGCTAGTGTTATGGGCAGTTGGCTAGACTGATTGGGCTGGGTTGGTTAGAGATAAGATTAGATATCTTGCTTAGGAGTCAAGTAAGCCTCTCTATAGACGGAGATGACGTATCAATGAAAGGCAAGTTACAGGATAAGAGCTTGGTTAGAATATTTTACGCATCTTGTTGGACAGGCTAAGAGCTGTTTTTATTTTGCATTAGTGATCGTGGTGTGCCTTAATATGTGACAGAAAAATTAAGTAAAGACTGAGAAGTGCCATGTTACAGGATTGAAGATTATTTTCCTTCAAGTAATTTTAGTATCCTGTAAGGAAAATCTGTACATTTTCACCTGTAAATGTAAGTATAGTCTCAATGAACTAATGCATGTTATCGtcttctgcaaaaaaaaatataaatagaaGCTCTCTGTCATAATGCTGTGGAGCAATGACATGCTTACATTATGGTCCTTTCTATCAGTCGGCAATCCTTTCATGTATGCTGCTAGTGTTCCCCATGGTCTCTCTATTTCTTTATGTTACTTGAATCGATGGTGTTGATTTCCTGATCAAACACATCAGGAAACATGCATTTGTTTAAAAGATGCTACTGTAATAATCTATTAACGTTGTAGAGATGTATCTGTTCCAACTTGAATGCTGTTCTCCTCGCAGTGCCGCAGGAACCATCTTCACTGAAAGGATATTCATGGACGTGCACAAGTCTAGAAAAGGCGTCCTGCAGTCCGAGAGCATCAATATTGATATAGTGTGCCGCCAGGGCCAGGCAGTTTGAAATTTCCCCTGTCAGACTACCAATTTAGCTAGGGTTGCTATTTAACAATCTACATCGCATATGCAATTCTAGAAACCAACCAAGAGTCCAAGACCGACCCATGGATGGAATTTTGCTATGTGGCTTATGTTCTTTGTCAGTTTTTTTGTTGAATACAAGTTATGTGTTATAACAATTGCATGGGTGATGGGTGCCAATTACAACGCTACATTAGACCCTCGAGTTTGGACGAGCTTTGCAGTTCCGCGGAGGGACTCGTCCCACTGAGTGGATCCTGATGCTGTAGGGTGCGCACGTCAACTTGTGTGGCGAGGGGTGATAATGGTCATCTTTGATATAGTGTGAAGCGCGAAGCACCCTTAGCCTAGTACCTACCCAATTACAAAAATTGTTAATCTAAGTTTTCTGCTCACTCTCCAACTGGCAGTCGGCCACGTACAACTAACTTGTTCGTTGTTAaaagaaaatatattttaaatGTTGCACTCGATGCAAAACCTACCACCTTTGCTAGGGGTTACTTTCCACCACCCTCTGATCAGTTTGATCTCGTGGGATACGAACTTAATCGACCGCAATTTGTTAAGAGTGGTACTTGCTATTAAAACAAGAGAGTTGCTAATTTTCACAATTTTTAAATTCCCTTAGGCATGGGGCAAGCATTTGATGATCTTCATTGTATGACCCTACTAGTTTCCTCATCCTTAGCAAACCTCTAATAGCTTTTCCAGCCTGCATCTCTAATATCAGCGGCGTCGCTATTTGTTGTCTCATTATGTTGTCCAGCGGCATCCACTTCATCCGATGGCCACCATGCGTATTCACATTACATTTCAGTCGTCAAAGATAGTAGAAAGCGCGTTCAAATTCTGGATCCGTCAATGTGCGTCAtcggcatccatatcatctgATGATCACCATGTGTATTCACATTACTTTTCTCACAGATTCAGTTGCCAAGATAGTAAGTAGAAAGCGCGTTTAAATTCTCCTAAAAAAGAGAAAGCGCGTTCAAATAACAACATATTTATTTTGCAGCTGGAGATTTCTTGCTGTTTTCAATTTTATGTCATAAAATTACTTGTATGCACAATAAtaggaaaaaaatattattttctgAAAAGAAAAGGTGATTTGGAAAATCATAAAGATGGCAAATCAATGTGGGCAAATCGCCCCCATCGTTTCCCAAATTTATTTCTCAGAGTAGGGCCCCCCTTTCGTCCTCTTCTTCAGCCGTCCCCCAAGTCCCAGTACCACCGTCGCAGCCGGAGGGGAGAGGACGGAAGGCAATGCCGTGCTGCCAAACGTTGctcaccgctgccgccgccgccgccgctagcacGCCGGTATGGCTCCACCGGCTGCACGCCAAAGAGGGCCTCTCCTTCCCCTCCCACCTCAACATCGACGACCTCctctatggggggcgacaggcccagcctcccccgcccccgaccccgcccgtgccgccgccgcctccttcctcccATCACCAGGCCAGCCTCGCCGTAGTCGTCAGGGAGCCGCCTCCCAAAGCCGTCGCTAAGCCcaagcagccgcagcagcagccccgcccgccgcgcaATCCCTCGCgaccaaaccctagctctagCAATTCCCCACagccgcggcagcagcagctcgccgtCGTGATCTCCGACGTCTTCGCGGTCccgtcctccgcgccgccgggcaCCCCGCCGCCCAAGGCCTTCCGAAAGCAATCCCGGCCTCGCCCGAGGACCGACGACGACCAGCCGATCTCTGTTCTGCCTCCTCAGCCGCGCCCCCACAAGGACAAGAAGGAAAAGATcgccaaggccaagaagcgcCGTCGGGCGGAGCGCGCCGCGGGGGCCGACGGGGAGCGCACCAGTAAGACCGACGTCACCGTCATTGACACCAGCATTGACGACTGGAAAGCCGCCAAGGTGCTCATCCGCAGGGGCGACATCTGGAAGGTCCGCGACAAGAAGCCTTCTGCAGTGTCTGAATTGGAGGATGCCATCGCCAAGGGCAAGAGGAGGGCTGGCCTTGTCTCCAAGCTGCTGAGAgacaaggaaaaggagaagctTAAGGGGAAAGAAGCAACAATAGCAGTGAGTACTCTTCATGCCGATGCTAGTGTCATGTAATATCAGTATCTCTACTGTGCTGCTTGACCTCCCTCTCCCTGGAGCTTTCATCTAGCTATGTGATAGGATTGCTTGTAGAAATTATGTTTTTTACAGAAATGTAGGATGCCTATAGTGCCAAAGTAAGAAATGAAGGCTTTTTTATATTCTTTTAGAATAAATGCAGTCCCCCTAGTTCCATGGATATGAAACCAACAGAGTGTTTTCAGTTTATGGCCCAATGCCTTCAAGCAGAAAATGTTCAGACTAGGGACTCAGCTAATTTACTACCCCAACAACATCCACCTAGGGTCTAGCTGCCAAAATTGGATTATTTATATGTTTAGAACTCATGCCAACGGTGCTCATATTACCACACGCAATGGATTCAAACACAAGATCATCACTGGAAGCAGCAATCCTACCCTTTGATGCATCTGACAACATAATCCTTGGAAGTTCCTTCATCTCCTGTTTCATCAACTTGATGCATTGATCATTGATGCATCTTCAGCAACATGGTAtaataacattttttttctccaatTCAATAGTACCCCAAACTGTCCTCCAGATCTCTCCCATCCCTGTCCAAACTTGTCCCTGAAAATATAACCATTGCGCAGTTCCAAAGCTCCTATAGTCCATAGGGCAGCAGAAGTAACTACAGTGATAACATCAATTTATTGTCACTATTAAACACCTATCTAAAAAAAGGCAGCCCAGTGCATGTAGCTCCCGCTTGCACAGGGTCCGGGGAAGGGTCCGACCACTTAGGTCTTTTTGTACGCAGCCTTTCCCTGCATTTCTGCAAGAGGCTGGTACCAGGACTTGAACCCGTGACCTCAAGGTCACAAGGCAGCAGCTTTACCACTGCGCCAAGGCTCACCTTCTATTAAACACCTATCTATGGATTCAAAATCAGTCTCTAACGATTTGTCAAACATTTCCTCAATAAACAACCATACATTATAAGCACCATGTAGAAAAAAATTAATGATGGGTGCTTTTATTATCTCTGTAAAATAAGCAATACTTCTCTCAGCATATCACTGGTAAGCAGTTTATTTtagcaaaaaaataaaaataaagtaaaacattATTCTTGGTGTCAGTCATTTTCCATAGTGCTTGAATATACACATGTTTCACTTCACCAAAAGTAATACTGCGTTACAGGGATTGCACATTTTAATGTTTTGTTAATGTTCacgttttgtttttattttgttttccctCTTGAATTGAAGTGTACCTGTTGATTTACTTTCTTCCATTAAGTAGTGTTGTTTTGATGATCTTAGGAGTGAGTTGGTGAATTTGGTTTTGTGCAATCCATTATCTTGTTGTGTTTTGTATTGTCTCAACTATGCCCATTTGTGCCAGCAGACATACATAAAAGTGCGCATATAGGTAGAAATATCCACCTACGATAGCTTGATTGTTTTGTTATGTGGAGAAAAAAGATATATTATCTGTGTTGGGAATACATCTTCCCGCACAATGCACTGGTGGCTGCTGAGCGATGGGATGAGATCACTTGGATCACGATTATTGTTAGTTTCAAGTATGGGTAATATCATGTATCGGGCACTgttcgttgttgttgttgatcatTGGAATTAGATGTTCGTTATAGTTGAATGGGTTCTCCTTTAGATCAGTTAGCATGGAACATTCTAATGTAGCTTTAGATAATAGATAGATGAAATGATTTGTCAGTTTCAGGATCTACCAAAGTGCACACTTATAAGATCTAGTTATAAATAATTGATCTTGTGTCAGCAAGTTGTAGCTTACATTATGTCATGACTTGTGGGTTGGGGCTAAGGGGGAAATAATGATGTGTTGGTTTCTGTTTCATTGTAGACCAAAGTGGGGAACCTACTATGTTATGCTTTATTGCTTTTACAATTACAACATTTGTTCACCAATTAAAAAGCACTATTGTGTGTCGTGCCAAGGGAAGAGAAACAGGGCATAGTTTAATAGTACAACCAGTATATTTTCCTTATATTTCAATTTAAGGATGATAGATTAGAATCACACAGACCAAGTTGGATATTCTTTTTAATCACATTACTTATAATTGAACCAATACAACATGTTCCTGTTGTTGATTTTCCAGCCACTTGAACCAGGTGCTTGGATTAGAGTACAACCTGATAGCTGTACTCGCTAGTGTTGCTTTGCTAATCATCAGGTTTGAGTGCCATTACTAACTCGAACTCATGATCACCCATTCCCCCACTTGAGGTGCTTACCACAAGGGCTTATGCACATTCATTAATAACAGTATGGTTATTAACATTTGAAATTTCAAAAAAGTTCAGGTGGTTTAGGAGTAACATAACAAGTTTGCTGTTAATTAACTGTGATTTTGATTCTGTTGTGGAAATTAAACTGCAGTTCTTTGACATGATAAAATGCTCCCTTTGGTCATAAAGAGTGTCATTTTGAATGTTTAGTTAAAGTTTTGAACCTCTGTTATTGTTATCTCGATAAGTTTTTTGCATTTATTTGTTTTGGATGGTATATTCATACTGTTCTAGTTTTACTTTGTGTTGCAATTACGTCACTATAGATttattagtggtcaaagttgcaTGTTGTGGTCCATGCTGAGGTCCAAAGAACATTCTTCTGTTACCAATGGGCATTGTTTTAAGCATATTACCATCTGTTAAGAAATGTCGGCTGGATTGTAAAATACTATTAGGCAGCCATGCATAGCATGTTTCACTAATGCTTTGTATGATTGTATGTCTACTCCAGGGATACATTGAAGCTGGTAATGGAGATGTGACTAAAGAATCAGAGGACTCCGACAAGGTAAACCTGATGAGTTCATTTGTGATGTAAAGGGCGCTCTTCTGTTCCAACCCAAAATTAAATAATTCATGCTGTTTTTGAGATGCTAAAGAAGTTTTCTATTACATGCTGCTTGCAGGTGTTAGTAGTTCTGAACCAGAGCCAGAAGGCCAAATAGAGGCAAGAAAAATGGGTCAGACAGCCCTACTATAGGTGACTTGGGAGGAAATTGAGGACAAGGCACATACAAAATTGTCATTTCATTGCAATTAACATATTCAGTTTGATTAATGTCCTATTGATCCTTTTTTTGTGTCTTGATCTCATCCTACTAGAAGTCCAAAATTCCAATCATGAACATGAGGCCTTCTGGAGTTGGTAGGATAGCAATGTTTTTAGATGAACCCTCACAAGGCCACCTAAATGTTTTCCATTTTCCCCCTTTTGTAGAGAAAGGTCAAGTCATCAAAATGTTATTGTTGGCTTTTGTTGGAGTTGATGGGCGTCTGATTCAATTGGTCTGTTTGCGTGTACTGCAACTCGGTTGGGTACTGTAAATGTAATGTTCATATTGGTTGCTCAGTTGCTGTACAAGTTTGGTTCGTTGGTTGGCATTGGTTTCAATGATttgaagatgtcgatgatcgcTGGCATCGTAGTCAGCGTGAGCTTGACCTCCACAAGATGCATTGGAATTTCAAAACAAAGAATGAAATTGGTGCTAAAGCTTAACAAATTTCATATCCAATCTCAAATAAGCTGTGAACTCTACGGACACAGATTTCAATAATCTTGGTTTGTAAGCTAATTCGGCTGTCAACCCACACAGGAAAGGGCAGCAGTCGCAGTTGAAGAGACACATGCGAGATGAGGAGCGGATGAATGTTGCAGATGAAAGAATAACTGGAAGTTGAGAGCATGCGTGGACTCGACTGACTGACTGAGCATATGAAGCCGTTTGGATGGATGCCCGCATCGGCCAGACCAAACTTTGGACGTTGATCGCGAGCAACTCCGTTTGGATGGAGGTCCTGATTTGGCCCCGCCCAGGTTGTCTGTGCGCGGTGCACTTCATTTTTTTAGCAGCCCCACGTGTGGCCGATTTATGGGCAGTCGATGGTTTAATTTGGCACGGCACGCAGTGGACCCGATCCAAACGCACCTTATTTCCGAGTAGTTTTGGTCCAAACTGGATGTAAAATTAGTGAGCTCCGAACCTTGCTGTCCCTTTTATAACTTTCTGACGTTCGACATTTCCATCTGTATTGCAGCATCTGTTGTGGATCCACTGCAGCTAGAGTACTTCGAATTCGCAGGGCGGATGATTGCATTAGCCCTGAGGCACAAAATACATGCTGGAGTTTTCATCGACCGGACATTATTCTTGCAACTAGCTGGGAGACctattacaacaacaacatagcttttttttcccaaacaaaTTGGGATAagttagagatgaaacccaaaagaaataaagttcatgattcaggcacattgatagctagtctccaagcgctcctatccaaaactatctctttagagatattccaatccttaaggtctctcttaaccgactcatcccaagtcaatttaggtctacctctactcctctttacattatcgacccgctcaagaaccccactacgcacggacatgtccaaaccatctcagccgatgttgGGTAAATTTCTCCTCAACTgatgccaccccgaccctatcccgaatagcttcgtttcggactctatccctccttgtgtgcccgcaaaaccatcGCTGTGAGACCTATTACACTGGATGATATTGCAGACACAGATCCATCCCTGCATGCAAGCTGCAAAAAGATCCTAGAAATGGATTCGAGTCTCGTGGATTCAAACATCTTGGAATTAACATTTGTTCGAGAAGATGAGGTGTTAGGATCTAGAGTGGTCATCGAGCTGTTCCCTGGAGGGAAGGATATTGCTGTTACTAGTGAGAATAGATGCCTACATCGATCTACTGATTCAAGATAGGTTCGTGAACTCCACCAGACGTCAACTAGCTTATTTCGCTGCAGGATTTCGTATTATGTTCAACAAATGGAAACCCTGGACAGAGTTTTTTGCGAGTTTGGATTTTGATAGGATGTTGGGTGGTAGCAAGGGCGCTATAGATGTGAACGAGTGGAGAGCTCAGACTGACTACCGTGGATACAAAGAAAAATGTCGCCAAATCAAGTGGTTCTGGAAGGTAAGCCAAACACTTTAACTCATGTTTTAATTAAGTTAACTAGAAGGTTTTACCTCCTCCAGGACGGTGATTTTTTATGAAAATGGAACATATTTGTCCAATGTTGCCTTATTGGAGATAGGAGACAGCAACATGCAGTGATATATTTTTTCACGAaaacattttcaaaaaaatcttttttttccACCATGGAGTCACCCCCGAATTTCATTACTCATCGTAACGAAATTACAGCGTCTTACAGCAGTACAGCATCCTTCGCTATGTGAAGGGCTCCTTGTCAGC
This window of the Panicum virgatum strain AP13 chromosome 1K, P.virgatum_v5, whole genome shotgun sequence genome carries:
- the LOC120699376 gene encoding putative pentatricopeptide repeat-containing protein At5g43820, encoding MAVRGLLLLNSRSYSGSSFAAAEDMVISSLRLLPSTPLANPPPLPTHPQCIDLPPDPRPPPPPPPTALLLSAADRLRGVFLRKTLGRASLHRALSSTGLDATTALSPEVLADVVNAGDLGGAATVAFFDWAVTNSNPRPSVRTCNIVIRALGRKKFFGFIDDALQIMRRNSVFPDLTTLEIILDSLIAARHVSRAVEVLSTDQFGFGIGRSCYRKEALTILIGCLCRRSHVGLATSLLQAARKELLGLNKHVYNDVMGGLARIGSVDKMQEIWTKMQEDGLVPDEVSHCHLIEALGRAGRTEDALRVFENMVHERYGPTTMAYNALIFNFISIGDLDMCIKYYKDMLDKNCLPNIDTYVKMITAFLKERRVADALQMYEDMLARGVLPNTAVITKFIEPLCTFGPPHAALMIYKKSRKAGCVISLKAYKLLLERLAKFGKIGSVLNIWEEMQECGYQPDKEIYEFIVNGLCNVGKVDAAVSVVEESLRNGFCLGRIVYSKLNNKLLEMDKVETAYNLFKKVKDARALTNSRNYCRANGWHS
- the LOC120699401 gene encoding circumsporozoite protein-like, which produces MPCCQTLLTAAAAAAASTPVWLHRLHAKEGLSFPSHLNIDDLLYGGRQAQPPPPPTPPVPPPPPSSHHQASLAVVVREPPPKAVAKPKQPQQQPRPPRNPSRPNPSSSNSPQPRQQQLAVVISDVFAVPSSAPPGTPPPKAFRKQSRPRPRTDDDQPISVLPPQPRPHKDKKEKIAKAKKRRRAERAAGADGERTSKTDVTVIDTSIDDWKAAKVLIRRGDIWKVRDKKPSAVSELEDAIAKGKRRAGLVSKLLRDKEKEKLKGKEATIAGYIEAGNGDVTKESEDSDKVLVVLNQSQKAK